In Vibrio quintilis, the DNA window TGTTCAATCATTTGCTCAACCGCAGAGGCGACACTCTCACCGGAGCGTAGCACTGGCAGGTCTGTTGGTTCAGAATCTTCCAGAGTAAAAGCAACCCAGACCGGTTTGGCCTGCTGACTGTATTGCTTAATGGCCGTTATCACGGCAACAGATTCTGCAATCAGGCTTTGTGTTTCCAGTAACCAGAAATCACAGTATGGCGCCAGTCCGCAGATTAAAGGTTCAGCGATTTCAGCAACGCGTTCCGGCTGGTATAAGTCAGGTCTGTAAGAACCGAAAAGCGGCGGAATTGACCCGGCAACCTGCGTTTCAGTACCGGATTGTTCGACGGCCAGACGGGCCATTTTGCCTGCACACTGAGCCAGTGCCAGACCTTGTTCCCGGAAGCGTTCTTCGCCGATATGGAAAGGTACTACCGCATAACTGTTGGTGGTGATAACCCGGGAGCCGCTCTGAATAAACTGCTCGTGAGCCTGACGGACAATATCCGGTGTTTCGATCAAAGCAAGCGCTGACCACTCAGGCTGACGGAAGGGAGCGCCTAACCGTTCTAGTTCCCGGCTCATTCCGCCGTCAAGGATTGTAATGGGGTGTGCTGACATGTGTAAAAACCTCAATAAATTTACAGGGAGCAGGAGTGATATCTGAATTTAACGTCAGAGCTGATGCCAGGCCGAACGGGTCAGACTAATCATACGTATCATTGATGTGTGTGATCACCGTTCAGTGTGTGTCTGGCAGTTTAGACGTCTAAATGAGAAAGTAATTCAATTCCGGTTCTGATGCAATAGGCAGCCTCACAACTGCCGCATTCTTACCCCGAATAAAGCGTGCTTTGAATAAAACTGACCCTAAGTAAAAATCCGCCTTCTTAGAAGGCGGCTTTGGTTTACAGCCCCCTGAAAGGGAGCATTCTCGCGCTGTTAGTTCATCTTCAACTCTAACTGCGCCTCGTATTCTTGATCTTTCTTATCTTGGTGTCTGACGTAACGTCTGATGATTTCTTCATTTACGCCAACCGTATCGACAAAGTAACCTCTTGCCCAAAAATGATTTCCCCAGAGCTTCTTTCTTATATGCGGGAATTTGTTAAACAACCGGATTGCCGAACGTCCTTTCAACATCCCCATCAACGTTGAGATAGACACTTTTGGTGGAACTATCACAACCAGATGAACATGATCTTGCTGAACATTTAGTTCCAAGACCTCGCAATCTTTCATATTGCATAAAATATAGATTGAGCGATAAAGCTCCTTACCTACGTTACCTTTCAGGATCTTGAATCTGTATTTCGGCGTCCAAACTATATGGTATTTACAACGCCAATAGACATGTGATGAACTTCTATAGTCGCCCATGTTTTTTGTTTCCTCTTACTTGTGGTGAATAAGAGGTTTACTTCTAACATGGGCATTTCTTCGGGCAATAGCCCCAAGGTTCAATCACCACCGCCCAAGGCGGTGGTTTAGGGATGACAATAAAAAGGGAGGCTTGGCCTCCCTTTGTAAGCATCAATGACTGATTAATGAACTTTTGTCAAATCAACCAATGGCTTGCTGACTTGTTTTACTTTCTGGTTGCCCTGAATTTTTGCGACTTGTTTTAACGCTTTTTTGACTTCTTTGGATGTTCTTAAAACGGTATAAGTCACGTCAAAGTGTTTTGATTCCCCGGCTTTGATTGTTGGTACTAATCCCAGCGGGCGTTGATATTTGGTGTTATAGGCATAGCTTGTGCCTGGTTCAATGCCGGTAACATAGCCCTGCTGGCGTGTATCGGTATTTTTCCAGAGCGTTAACACAGGTAATTGTTTGATATTGTAGCCGACAGCGACTCCGGTATCAGAAGCTTTGTTATGCAGCACAGCTAATGTGTTGCCTTTTTTGTCTCCAACTGGTTTCAGGTTGAAGACCATTTCATCATAATCTTTCGTTGGTCCAAGGTAAGTTTGCCAGGTTTTCAGGCCTTTTTTCGCATAGTCGTTAAATGGAGAAATCTCTTTCGCTGCTGCTGTGATTTTTGCGCCTTTTTCCAGAATCGGATGACCAAAGTTGGAGTGATAAATAATCTGGTACTCGTCATCGTAATCGGCTTTGTTAGTCAGCGTGTCGTGGATTGCGAACTGATTGCTGCCCGGTGTGACGGAGAAAGAAGTATGCGTGACCAGTTCTGCTTTCTTGAAGGTTCTTTCGGAGATCTCGCCTTCAACCGTAATTGTATAAGGTGGCTGCTCATCAATGGTGACGACAACGGATGAAGCCGGTGTATTCTGCGCTCGTCCGTGCAGGCTGAGTAACTGGCCGTTATCATCAACACCCGGGTGTCCGGTCCACTCATAACCACAGCGCACCATCATTTCATTAAAGCCATCAAGCCAGCCAAGCCCGTTACGGCTTTCCAGATCAATAAAGGCAGGGTTGACGATTTCTTTGACCGGCGAATCCCAGCCTAATATGCGTTTACCATGCCGTTTGACATTAAAAATCCCCATGCCACGGGTCGGAATCAGGGTGATTTCCAGTTCACCATTATTAATCACCAGTGTATCTACACCGGTTTGTTTGCCGCCATGTAATTGAATTTTTTCGACAGAAAATGGTGCGTTAATCCCTAAATTTGAGTTGGTGATTTTCCAGTTTCCGACATCAGTGTTGGTCGTCGCATCCGTCAGGGTAAATTGTGCAGCACTCACAAGGCATGGTGTTGCGATCAGCAGGGCAGAGACAAGCGTTTTCATTTTCATTCGTTTAATCCTTTATCTGTTATTTTAATAAACTGAATCGATTCAGCTAATAAAATACTCAGCAATATGTATGAATCAAATGCAAATCAGTGAAGATGTGACCTGTTTCGAATCCTTAGACTTTATATGGCTTTTTTATGACTGATGAATCACGTTCAGCATTTTTCACTGTCCCCGTATGTACATTCAGATGGTGGTCGTGTGAAATTAATTAATGTGGCAGATATCAAATGTTTGCTGATTGCGTGTAATCACAGTGGTAGAGTAATAAACCGGAGCGATCTGAAGGTTCAATGTACAGGTTGTTTGGGTATAAATATGTTTGTGAATAATGTCCGGGAAGGACATGATGGATTGTTAAGGATATTTATGAAAATCAGAGAAGTCCGGCCGGAAGATGCCGGGGAATTTGTCAATATTTACAACCACTACGTAGAAAATACCACGATTACCTTTGAGGAGGCGGGTATCTCCGCAGAGATGATGCGTCAGCGGATAGAAAAAGTGGCAGGGGCAGGGTTGCCATGGCTGGTTGCTGAGTCAGATGGCGTTGTGATCGGTTATGCTTATGTTTCCCCCTGGCATAGCCGGAGTGCATACCGCTTTACAGTCGAGTCTTCTGTCTACGTTTCATTGGATGCCAGAGGTAAAGGCACGGGAAAGCAGCTCTACCTGGCCCTGATTGATCGATTAAGTAAAACCGAAGTCCGGCATATTATGGGTGTGGTCGCTTTGCCTAATGAACGGAGTGTTGGCTTGCATGAAACTCTTGGGTTCCGGAAAGTCGGGGAAATGAAAGAGATCGGATTTAAATTCAATCGCCTGATTACGGTCAGTCTCTGGCAATATACGTTCGTCTAGCCGTTTAGGAATGTTTTGGTCTCTGAGGCGTTTTCAGCTGGTGCCTTACACGAAGATCCCTGACGTGTAAAGGCATGTACCGGAGATGAAATTCTGGGGGCACGGCCTTATGCGCATTTTCTCATTTCAGTCTCTTCTGCCTGCGTATCGTCGTCCATTGCTGCTTTCTGAACTTCCTGCACGAGGCGTTGTCTTTCTGCTTCGTGTTCCTGCGAATGAAAGCTGTTGTCAAACGCTGAAGGAACTAAGTTATAGAACTGATTGAACATAAAGTGTCTCCATTTTTTGTTTATCAGAAGAATAGCTTTGCAAAATAAATGCCATTAAGACAGATGCCGCTTGGCAGCGGCATCTGAAATTGAGCAAATTATACCTATGTGAAATATAAAAGTCGACCGCTTATTATACAAGTGCGCCGATGACCTGTTATACAGGTTTAAACATCATAGGTGGTTGACGCAGTGTTACCACCCGTGCCTGTCCAGTTTGTATGGAAGAACTCACCACGCTCACGGTCAGTTCTTTCATAAGTATGGGCACCGAAGTAGTCCCGTTGTGCCTGAAGCAGGTTGGCTGGCAGGCGGGCTGTTGTATAACCGTCAAGGAAAGTCAGCGCCGATGTGGTACATGGCATCGGGATACCCGTTTCCAGAGATTTTGCGGCAACTTTCCGCCAGGCAGCCAGGCAGTTATCAAGAATATTTTTGAAATAGTCATCGGAGCCCAGAAATGCCAGTTGCGGATTATTTTCAAATGCATCACGAATATTACTCAGGAACGCAGAGCGAATGATACAACCGCCGCGCCACATCAGGGCAACATTACCATAGTTCAGATCCCAGTTGTTTTCCTCAGAAGCTTCACGCATCAGCATAAATCCCTGAGCATAAGAAATAATCTTCGACGCCAGCAATGCCTGACGTAATGATTCAATCCATGCCTGCTTATCACCCTCAACAGGGGCGATGGTTTTGGCGAAATGCTTTTCTGCTTCGACACGCTGGTCTTTCAGCGCAGACAAACAGCGTGAGAAGACGGATTCAGAAATCAGGGTCAACGGAATGCCCAGATCCAGCGCGTTAATACCAGTCCATTTCCCTGTGCCTTTTTGTCCGGCTGTATCAAGGATTTTATCAACGAGTGGTTCGCCGTCTTCGTCTTTATAACCCAGAATATCTGCTGTAATTTCAACCAGATAACTATCCAGTTCGGTTGTGTTCCAGTCAGTGAATACCTGTTGCATTTCATCTGCTGTCATCCCCAGCCCGTCTTTCATAAACTGATAGGCTTCAGAGATAAGCTGCATGTCGCCGTATTCAATACCGTTATGCACCATTTTGACAAAATGGCCGGCGCCATCTTTTCCGACCCAGTCACAGCAGGGTTCATTCGTTTCTGTTTTTGCCGAAATCGCCTGAAAAATGGGTTTGACTGCATGCCATGCTTCCGGTGAGCCGCCAGGCATAATTGAAGGTCCGAAGCGGGCGCCTTCTTCACCGCCGGAAACGCCGGAACCAATAAAGTGGATGCCTTTTTCTTTCAGTGATGCGACCCGGCGGTTGGTATCCGGATAGTTGGTATTTCCGCCATCAATGATGATATCTCCCTGATCGAGCAGCGGAACCAGTTGTTCAATAAATGCATCAACCACAGCGCCGGCGCGTACCATCAGCATTACTTTTCTTGGGGTTTCAAGCTTGCTGACCAGATCCTCAAGGGAGTATGCACCGATAATATTTGTTCCTTTGGCCGGCCCTTCAAGAAATTCATCTACTTTTGCGGTTGTCCGGTTGTGTGCAACGACTTTAAACCCGTGATCGTTCATGTTAAGAATCAGGTTTTGCCCCATAACAGCAAGACCAATGACACCAATATCACCTTTCATTTGAATTTCTCCTTTACGCAATTTTTGCGGCTGCGTCTGAATCTAAATACCACTCGGTCTCGCCCTGATATGACTGAATTTTTGCGGCCGGGTAGGGTAATTTATCTGCGGGTGTTGTATGAATTTCGTGAACTATTTCTGCTTTACCTGCCCCCAGCACTAAATAGCTGATGCGTTTGGCAGCCTGCAGTACACGGGCAGATTTTGACACCCGCTTCTGTCCTGATTCCGGATGCGATGCGACCACTGCCAGACGTTTTTCAGCATAGTCAGTAGCCCCGGGGAAAAGTGAGGCAGTATGCCCATCGGCACCGACGCCTAAAAGAATCCAGTCAAAGACCGGAATGCCATTGGCTGGCGGAATGTTTGTTGCCATCTCATCAGCGAACCGCTGCGCTTCTGCTTCCGGATCGTTTTCTCCGATAATCCGGTGAATATTGGCTGGCGGAATGTCGACCTGACTGAAAAGCAGCGTGTGCGCTTCGCCGAAGTTACTTTCAGCATCATCGGGTGCGACGCAACGTTCATCGCCCCACCAGAAGTGTAAATTCTGCCATTGAATACCGGTTGCATAAGGTGCTTGCGCCAGTTGTTTAAACAGCATTTTCGGCGTGCTGCCGCCGGATAATGAGATATGAACAGGGCGTCCCTGTTCGCTGAATGTTTTTAAATCTTCTGCCAGTGAAATCACGACTTCATCAGCAGTCTGAAAAATTTTATGGTTCATCATAATTCACAATAATCCGTATTGGTTAGATTCTTACAGGGAAAACGCCATGCCCGGTTATCGTTTGTCAGCAGGTCATCCGATTCTTTTGGCCCCCACGTACCGCAGGCGTAACCGTACAGGGCTTTCGGATCTTGTTTATAGTCGAGAATCGGCTGAACAAATTTCCAGCAGGCTTCTACGGCATCTGTTCTTGCAAAAAGTGTTGCGTCTCCGTTGAGTGCATCGAGCAGTAATCTTTCATAAGCTGTCAGCATCTGGGTTTCTTCCAGAGAAGCATAATGGAACTCCATTGAGGCTTCTTTGGCTTTAAATCCGGCACCGGGCTGTTTCAGGCCAAAGCTCATCAGAATGCCTTCATCAGGCTGAATGCGGATAACCAGCTTGTTTTCCGGTGCATTCAGACCAAAGACCGGGTGCGGTGTCTGTTTGAAATGAATCACAACCTCGGTGACCCGTGTCGGCAGGCGTTTCCCGGTCCGAACATAAAAGGGCACATTATTCCAGCGCCAGTTATTGATGAACATTTTTAATCCGACATAGGTTTCAGTTCTGGAATCTGCGGCAACACCAGGCTCTTCACGGTATCCCGGGAGAAACTGTCCGCGTACTTCAGAACCGGTATATTGCCCGAGTACCAGATTGTTTTTCAGATCGTCATCAGTTAACGGCTGCAGACTTTGCAACACTTTATTGACTTCATTGCGGATAGAGTCTGCATTGATTGCACTGGGTGGTTCCATGCCGACCATGGCCAGTACCTGAAGCAGGTGATTCTGGAACATATCCCGGACAGCGCCGGAACCATCATAATATCCGCCACGTTCTTCAACGCCGAGAAATTCCGCGCCGGTAATTTCAACATAATCAATAAAGTTGCGGTTCCAGAGTGGTTCGAACATGCCGTTGGCAAAGCGGAAAACCAGCAGGTTCTGTACCGTTTCTTTGCCCAGATAATGATCAATCCGGTAGATCTGATGTTCTTTGAAATGGTGGTGAATATCAATATCCAGCTGTTGAGCGGATGCAAAGTCATAGCCGAATGGTTTCTCGATGACCAGCCGTTTCCAGCCATCTGCTTCATCATTGAGTCCGTGTGCTGCGAGACATTCAGGAATGACGCCATATAAGCTTGGCGGTGTAGCCAGATAGAAGAGAGTGTTTCTTTGTTCGAACTGATATTGCCCGGCAAGGTCATCCAGTTTGTCTTTCAGCCGGTGGTAATCTTCTACATCAGCCGTATCAACAGCCTGATAATGGATGTGTTGACAGAAAGCATCCAGCGTTTCCGGTGTTGTTTTCTCCAGTTCCTGAAGCGAATGTTTGAGTTTATCCCGGTATGATTCATCGCTGTATGAAGTCCGGCTTGCACCTAAGATAGCAAAGGATTCCGGAAGTTGTTGATTTTCATATAAATGATAAAGAGCAGGGATGAGTTTACGATAGGTGAGATCACCAGACGCACCAAAAATCACGATGCAACTATTTTCAGGTATGACCATCATATTTCCCTTTGAGACGAAGTACTGAATATGTACCCTACGGTAGCAGTACCTAACACAAATAAAAAACAGGCTCTTCCTATAAAATTGATAGGTAAAATCAATATTGAATCATATAGCCAGAGCAAAAATTGGTAGACTATTCTCTACGATAAATTGATTTGCATCAATGGGTGTGATGTTTTTATTTTTGTTCTGTTGATCTGGTTAGTGGCAAGTTATTTTTCCGGTGTAAAAGGCGTGTCATGTTGAATCAAAATGCAGATTTATCATACTGAAATTGTTTATATATTTTTCTGATGATTCAGAAAGATCAGAAACACAATACAGTGTTTTGCATTCATATGTATACCCAAACAACCTGCATCTTCAGGTTTCCTGGGTATATAGCTTACACCAATGTTTTTAAATATTGTTTTACCTGTTTGATGTGCGTTTCTTTATCAATGGGTGCGCACTGACGAATGTCGAGAAATACATCGGCGTACAGCTGATAGATATCTTTTTCCAGGAATAGCAGGTATAACCGGGGATCAAGATGTCCGGTGATTGCCATATTCGTCATGATTTGTATGGATTCGGCGAGGTTTTTTGCTTTTTTGTAAGGCCGGTCTCCGGAAGTCAGCGCTTCAAAAATATCGGCAACAGCCATCACCCGGTCCTGAATTGATAACTCTTCTGCTTTCAGTGCTCTCGGATAACCCTGCCCATCAATTCGTTCCCGGTGATTTCCGGCGATGTCAGGAACATGCTTCATATGTTCCGGATAAGAAAGCTGTTTGAGCATATTCTGGGTTTTATTAATGTAATTATTGATGATAGCCCGTTCTTCATCAGACAGAGTACCGGATGAAATGGACAGATTATGCAGTTCTCCGCGGTTGTAAAGCAGATCTTCCGTGCCTGCAGATTCCGGTGATTGAATATCTTCATTCCAGGTGACCTGATGTGAGGGTTTATCATCCAGCAATTTTTCTGTGACCGGCAGGTCCAGTGGTTCTCCGGCCCGTTTTTTCTCCAGCCATGAAACACCAGCCTGGTCGTCCAGTGTGCGTATCCAGGTTCGCTGCGCGATTTTCCGGAGTCTTTGCTGTTCATCTGCTCTGAAAGTATGAGAACCAATATTACAATGTGCGACAAAAGAAAACTCTTCGTCCAGTGTTTGATGCGTTTTATCCAGTACAGCCTGTAATTTTTGCTTGTCTTCGCCCTCAGCGACGCCTTGCCAGAAATCGGCTACAGCCTGTGTTTTCAGAACTTCAAACCGCATGCGGATTTCATGGATCCGGTCATAGACGGTTTCAAGTTTTGTCGCTTTATTGATTAAATATTCGGGTGTGGTAATTTTCCCGCAGTCATGCAGCCAGGCGGCAAGATGCAGTGCCTCCCACTGTAGTTCATCCATTTTGAAATAAGGATAGTAACGTTCGTCATGATCAACCGCTTCCGTCAGCCATTTGACCAGTGATGGAATTCGCTGGCAGTTGCCGTTGCTGTAGGGGGATTTGGTATCAATGGCGGTTGCAACGGATTCAACCAGAGAGTGGAACATGTGCTTTTGTTGCTGAATATGATCAATATTCTCTTTGGCTATTTGAGCAAAGCTCAGCAGTTCCCCTAAGAAAGCATGCTTGTCCGCTTGTTCACGGGTAATTTCCCGCTCATAACCAAGGTTCAGAATGCCGGTAAGCTGGTGGCGATGGTCCATGAGAGGGAAAAGATAAATATCAGAATTAAAGAGATTCTCCATGTGTTTCTTCGCAATATTATCCGTGCGGCTAATATGTACAGTGTCGCCACGCTGAAGCTGGGATTTAACCCAGGGCGTGTCCTTCAGTAACGCATTGATATCAATCTTAAATGGGATAATTGCGTGACTTGCCAGTTTGGAAAATGTCTGATTTTCAGCGGAAAAGGCGTAGAAAATCACTGTTTCTGCTTTTGTGACCAGATAGCTCTGGTGCGTGATGGTTTTTGCCAGCATATCGACATCATGGTTGCCTGCTGTTTCTTTCAGGAGCTTCAGGATGTCATTCAGGGTATTTTCCATCAGCTGTAATGATCTGGAGAGATTTGATATCTCTTTAATGGCTGATCGGGGATAACGTGATTGTTTGAATTTAAACTGGGTGATATTGCTGGTTAAAGTGACTAATGCTGTCAGCGGTTTGGTCAGGTGTCTGGCGATTAAAAAGGCGAGAATAAAGCCACCGGCGAGCAATATGAGTGTGACTGTCAGCTGTTTGTCCCGTAGTGACAGTAATGGTGCCAGCAGGTCTGTTTTCGGTGTTGCTTCTGCAAGCAGTAAGGTGACATGAGGTGTCAGCATCACCGGGGTTAGTGTGACTGACCATTCTTCCTGACTCTCCGTCACCTTCTCATAAATGATTTGTGTACTCATCCGGTTCATGATGGGAGAAAAGATAGATTGCTGTAATCTGGCCCGATTCTGAGGCGCAGGTGACTGCGTCGAAACCGGAGAATTATGCTGACCCAGCACATTATATTGTTGATCAAATAAAATCAGCTGGGTTTTTTCGGAAAACCCGATTTGTTTTATCTGTTCTGAAAGCGATTGTAAGGTGAAATCTGCCCCGATCACGTGCCGTCTGTCCGGTGTTTTTCGGGAGAGTGTAATTCCGTGAGTTTTCAGGAAATAAAAGAAATAAGGTTCTGTCAGGCGAATCTTGCCATCATCACTGGCGAGGATGTACCAGGGCCGCTGGCGCGGGTCAAACTGATTGCTGTTATCCTCCCGATAGTCAATCTGCCGAAACCCTTCGTCCAGATAATATATTTCATTTTTGCCGTTGGTCTGGGTTTTGTTGATATACAGAATCGCTGCTTCCGGGGCCTTAAAGCGTTCTTTATCTTTCTCTTCGATGAGTGGCCGGATGATGGTGAAGTTGCCGGCTTGATCGGCAAAATAAAGAGCAACCAGATGTTCATTTCTTTCAAATACAGAATAGGTTGATGCCAGCAGCCGCTTATCATCCATCGGATATTCCGGATTGTCGGTGAAGGTTGTGTAGGCAAGAAAGTCCAGCGTCGTTAAAACCGGACCAATATTCTGCTTATATTCTGTCTCAATTTTGCGGCTATTTTCATAACTGAGTTGCTTTGCAGTTTCATCCAGTAATTCCTGAGCATGCTGATAACTGATATAAATCAGGACGATACCCACCAGTGAGGTAATAATGAGAAATAAACTGCCAATATGTAAACTCAGAGAATAACCACGTACTTTCATAAACCTATCCTGCTAACTGCGTCAAGATAAGTATTGTCGAAGGTCGTTAGGTTGACAAAGAATGAA includes these proteins:
- a CDS encoding homocysteine S-methyltransferase family protein, whose translation is MSAHPITILDGGMSRELERLGAPFRQPEWSALALIETPDIVRQAHEQFIQSGSRVITTNSYAVVPFHIGEERFREQGLALAQCAGKMARLAVEQSGTETQVAGSIPPLFGSYRPDLYQPERVAEIAEPLICGLAPYCDFWLLETQSLIAESVAVITAIKQYSQQAKPVWVAFTLEDSEPTDLPVLRSGESVASAVEQMIEHGVSAILFNCCQPEVIEEALVITQQTLAKHNANHIQTGAYANAFAPQAKDATANDGLDEVREDLTPVTYLEWAEKWCKQGATLIGGCCGIGTQHIAELDKKLK
- the tnpA gene encoding IS200/IS605 family transposase encodes the protein MGDYRSSSHVYWRCKYHIVWTPKYRFKILKGNVGKELYRSIYILCNMKDCEVLELNVQQDHVHLVVIVPPKVSISTLMGMLKGRSAIRLFNKFPHIRKKLWGNHFWARGYFVDTVGVNEEIIRRYVRHQDKKDQEYEAQLELKMN
- a CDS encoding aldose 1-epimerase family protein yields the protein MKMKTLVSALLIATPCLVSAAQFTLTDATTNTDVGNWKITNSNLGINAPFSVEKIQLHGGKQTGVDTLVINNGELEITLIPTRGMGIFNVKRHGKRILGWDSPVKEIVNPAFIDLESRNGLGWLDGFNEMMVRCGYEWTGHPGVDDNGQLLSLHGRAQNTPASSVVVTIDEQPPYTITVEGEISERTFKKAELVTHTSFSVTPGSNQFAIHDTLTNKADYDDEYQIIYHSNFGHPILEKGAKITAAAKEISPFNDYAKKGLKTWQTYLGPTKDYDEMVFNLKPVGDKKGNTLAVLHNKASDTGVAVGYNIKQLPVLTLWKNTDTRQQGYVTGIEPGTSYAYNTKYQRPLGLVPTIKAGESKHFDVTYTVLRTSKEVKKALKQVAKIQGNQKVKQVSKPLVDLTKVH
- a CDS encoding GNAT family N-acetyltransferase; the protein is MKIREVRPEDAGEFVNIYNHYVENTTITFEEAGISAEMMRQRIEKVAGAGLPWLVAESDGVVIGYAYVSPWHSRSAYRFTVESSVYVSLDARGKGTGKQLYLALIDRLSKTEVRHIMGVVALPNERSVGLHETLGFRKVGEMKEIGFKFNRLITVSLWQYTFV
- the gnd gene encoding decarboxylating NADP(+)-dependent phosphogluconate dehydrogenase, with translation MKGDIGVIGLAVMGQNLILNMNDHGFKVVAHNRTTAKVDEFLEGPAKGTNIIGAYSLEDLVSKLETPRKVMLMVRAGAVVDAFIEQLVPLLDQGDIIIDGGNTNYPDTNRRVASLKEKGIHFIGSGVSGGEEGARFGPSIMPGGSPEAWHAVKPIFQAISAKTETNEPCCDWVGKDGAGHFVKMVHNGIEYGDMQLISEAYQFMKDGLGMTADEMQQVFTDWNTTELDSYLVEITADILGYKDEDGEPLVDKILDTAGQKGTGKWTGINALDLGIPLTLISESVFSRCLSALKDQRVEAEKHFAKTIAPVEGDKQAWIESLRQALLASKIISYAQGFMLMREASEENNWDLNYGNVALMWRGGCIIRSAFLSNIRDAFENNPQLAFLGSDDYFKNILDNCLAAWRKVAAKSLETGIPMPCTTSALTFLDGYTTARLPANLLQAQRDYFGAHTYERTDRERGEFFHTNWTGTGGNTASTTYDV
- the pgl gene encoding 6-phosphogluconolactonase, with product MMNHKIFQTADEVVISLAEDLKTFSEQGRPVHISLSGGSTPKMLFKQLAQAPYATGIQWQNLHFWWGDERCVAPDDAESNFGEAHTLLFSQVDIPPANIHRIIGENDPEAEAQRFADEMATNIPPANGIPVFDWILLGVGADGHTASLFPGATDYAEKRLAVVASHPESGQKRVSKSARVLQAAKRISYLVLGAGKAEIVHEIHTTPADKLPYPAAKIQSYQGETEWYLDSDAAAKIA
- the zwf gene encoding glucose-6-phosphate dehydrogenase, with translation MVIPENSCIVIFGASGDLTYRKLIPALYHLYENQQLPESFAILGASRTSYSDESYRDKLKHSLQELEKTTPETLDAFCQHIHYQAVDTADVEDYHRLKDKLDDLAGQYQFEQRNTLFYLATPPSLYGVIPECLAAHGLNDEADGWKRLVIEKPFGYDFASAQQLDIDIHHHFKEHQIYRIDHYLGKETVQNLLVFRFANGMFEPLWNRNFIDYVEITGAEFLGVEERGGYYDGSGAVRDMFQNHLLQVLAMVGMEPPSAINADSIRNEVNKVLQSLQPLTDDDLKNNLVLGQYTGSEVRGQFLPGYREEPGVAADSRTETYVGLKMFINNWRWNNVPFYVRTGKRLPTRVTEVVIHFKQTPHPVFGLNAPENKLVIRIQPDEGILMSFGLKQPGAGFKAKEASMEFHYASLEETQMLTAYERLLLDALNGDATLFARTDAVEACWKFVQPILDYKQDPKALYGYACGTWGPKESDDLLTNDNRAWRFPCKNLTNTDYCEL
- a CDS encoding HD domain-containing phosphohydrolase, with the translated sequence MKVRGYSLSLHIGSLFLIITSLVGIVLIYISYQHAQELLDETAKQLSYENSRKIETEYKQNIGPVLTTLDFLAYTTFTDNPEYPMDDKRLLASTYSVFERNEHLVALYFADQAGNFTIIRPLIEEKDKERFKAPEAAILYINKTQTNGKNEIYYLDEGFRQIDYREDNSNQFDPRQRPWYILASDDGKIRLTEPYFFYFLKTHGITLSRKTPDRRHVIGADFTLQSLSEQIKQIGFSEKTQLILFDQQYNVLGQHNSPVSTQSPAPQNRARLQQSIFSPIMNRMSTQIIYEKVTESQEEWSVTLTPVMLTPHVTLLLAEATPKTDLLAPLLSLRDKQLTVTLILLAGGFILAFLIARHLTKPLTALVTLTSNITQFKFKQSRYPRSAIKEISNLSRSLQLMENTLNDILKLLKETAGNHDVDMLAKTITHQSYLVTKAETVIFYAFSAENQTFSKLASHAIIPFKIDINALLKDTPWVKSQLQRGDTVHISRTDNIAKKHMENLFNSDIYLFPLMDHRHQLTGILNLGYEREITREQADKHAFLGELLSFAQIAKENIDHIQQQKHMFHSLVESVATAIDTKSPYSNGNCQRIPSLVKWLTEAVDHDERYYPYFKMDELQWEALHLAAWLHDCGKITTPEYLINKATKLETVYDRIHEIRMRFEVLKTQAVADFWQGVAEGEDKQKLQAVLDKTHQTLDEEFSFVAHCNIGSHTFRADEQQRLRKIAQRTWIRTLDDQAGVSWLEKKRAGEPLDLPVTEKLLDDKPSHQVTWNEDIQSPESAGTEDLLYNRGELHNLSISSGTLSDEERAIINNYINKTQNMLKQLSYPEHMKHVPDIAGNHRERIDGQGYPRALKAEELSIQDRVMAVADIFEALTSGDRPYKKAKNLAESIQIMTNMAITGHLDPRLYLLFLEKDIYQLYADVFLDIRQCAPIDKETHIKQVKQYLKTLV